From the genome of Rattus rattus isolate New Zealand chromosome 6, Rrattus_CSIRO_v1, whole genome shotgun sequence:
cgttaaagaaaagaaaaaaccaagtaGCCGAGCTTGGCTGTTCCCAGAAAAGCAAATGTTATGACCGATGGTTATGTCTACATGCATGTGCCTGTTCAGTTTGCAGAGGTAGTAAGTGCGTGCACTCGCCTCCAGAGTCTTTCCCGAGTTGGGAATGTTGAGCTTAAGACTTACACGGTCATCTTGTCCTGGGAGATAAAGCACTGAAGCTTTGTCCAGTGTGGAATGCTAATCCTCTGTTTAAGGAAGAATACTGATCAGAGTAAAGCATTCAGTCTTGGTCCAGTTTGAAAGATTTTCTTAGCATAGCATGTCCAGTGGTTGGCTTGGATAAAAAACATACcttaaatggaaatagaaacgtattttaaaagtctcattatgttttctttggaaaGGCAGAAGAAGTTAGAAGTGGCTATGGAAGAAGAAGGACTGGCAGATGAGGAGGTAACGTAACCAACTGTGCTACAGAAGTGTCCCAGTGAGTCCCTGTCAGTATTAGCTGATGATTCCCGTGCGCTGCAATGCTAGGCTTCTCCATCTGAATGTGGCTCCTTACTGTGTTGCCGTCATGGGTCCTTAGGAAATGGCCTTTGCCCTCAAGAATGTGAACACCACCCACAGCATTATGGGTATATGGGACAGGGTCCAGTGTTGGACACCGTCCACGCATGCTAGTCTGGATGAGCAAGGCAGGGTCAGGCAGTGGGCACTATCTGCTGATTCCCTCttctcacatttttttctgaatatttttaaactgtttccTCTCTAGTTAAGGTTCCCTTGCTCCTCATTGATGAATGACAATCTTGAAATGGTTTTTTCTTTTGCCGCTCAGTTTTTCTGCACCCTGAAAACAAGTCTGGCTTGCCATCCTGCATGTGGTTTTGGTGAGATGTCACACCCTGCTCCCTGAAGTCTAgggtgtttgaatgcttgcttcCCGGTTGGTGGTGCTGTCTGGGAGCCTCTGGAGATGTGGGCTTGCTGAGGAAGTTTGTTGCTGGAGGTGGCCTGAGAGTTTAAAGCTCAGCATTTCAAGTTTGCTCTTTGTTTGCTTCCTGCTTATGGTTCAAactgtcctctgcttcctgcttctcctgccaTGCCTTTCCCATCATCTTCGTGGACTGACCTCTGGAACTGAAAGCCCTAGTGCACTCTCTCACAAGTCACCTTGGCTGTGGTGTCTGTCACAGTAGAAAGTAGCTAAGGACTGCAGTGCAGGCTTCTTATCAGTGGCTGTTTCTCCCTAGCCTTAGCTCCTGGCACCCCATCCAACCCTGACCAACACTGAATTGCTGTGGTTTTCCCTGCTTATTTGTGGCTCCGTTCACATGCTGTTTCTGCCATTTGAAGTATTCTCCTCCAAACTCCAGTTATTCTTCAAGGAACTTAGGTCTCACTTCACTGGGAAACCCTAACCACTCAGCTCCTTGTCCTACATTCTACACTAACAGTATTTCTTCCCTTGTGATAGCCTTTAAATGAGGGGCATCTTCCCAGAGACTAGAAGCTGTGATCTGTCTTACTCAGCTTCACATCCCAGAGTAGGCAGAGGGCTGGGGTGAGTACTCTGGTGGCAAGTGAACCGTGGCCCTTGCCTTCAAGGACTCTGTGAACGGGAAGGAGgggttcttcttctccttctcctcctcctcctcctcttcctcctcctcctcctcctcctccttcttcttcttcttcttattatttattattatttgctttGGCAgggggcacacacatacatgaaaacttGTATACATATAGGGACTGCTAGTATAGTTCAGGACAGAGAGCTTGCACAGCCCTGGTTTGAGTCCCAGTAGCCCCACCCAGTGAGTCAAAAATATGTAAACATTACAGAATATATATAGGAAACTGAAAATACATAGACACTCTCTCCCAATACAGGGGCTGAGGAAAGACTTATGGGAGTAGTAGCAACTGACTTGAATCTCACTTGATGGGAAGAAGTTCCTTCATAAACAGCAGTGGGTTCAGCCATAGTGACTGTGCATGCTGAAAGTGATGCGGGAAGCTGTAGGCATGGAAAGCTGGCTTTAGGTCAGTTACTAAAAAGAGCTTTCTTTCCCAGATGAGACCGAGTTCTAATGAGTTAAAGGCTTACTGGCTGTTCAGTGGTCAGAAAGTCACTTGAACTGAAGATACTGACCCAGTGAGCTCACCTACCCTGCAGCTGGCTGCCTTAGCTCCGTGCCCTCCTTCTAGCTGGCCTCTTAGGGAAGGCAGGCATACACTTAATGGTCCTGTCTATGTAAAATTAGTGCATATCTTAGGACCCCATCTTCTCTTGTTAAATTGTATGGTGAGGCAGTAATTTAAGGGCTTCATCCTAGCTCATAGAGAAAGGTGAGCACATCTTTCCGTAttgatttattaatattaaaactcattaatattaaaacttttttctAGGTGGTAGTAATTGTACTGATATagaattttttcattgttttgtattgtttgtttctttgtataacagccctggctatcctggaactctctgtgtaaaccaggctggctttgaattcagagatccacctgcctctgcctcatgagtgctgggagtaaaggtacCACTATCTGGTCTGATAGAAATGTTAAACACAGGACCTTAAAGTCTAGGGAAAGAGTAGCAAAGCAAATGCCCATGCTGAGCACAGTGGAGACTCCACACATTGAAGGACATAGGTTTTTAACAAACGAAGCAAAAAcaatccccaaaacaaaaaaatgaaacaacaaaaaacaacactgGTTAGGGGGGTCGGAAGCCTGTCCACCAAATGGTACAGGCAAAATTGGATTTATGcttcagaaaaatgaaattagatttttatatttcacacaaaaaaattcaaaatagatcAAAGATCTTAATATAAATCATGAAACGCTGAAACTtctagcaggaaaaaaaaaaaaaagagagcgtCCTTCAGAATATTGAAGTAGGCAAGAATGTTTTGAATAAAACACTTAACAGCATGTATGCCCCAAGTGTCAACAGATGGGACTACATGAAAATCATTTTTGTACAGAAAGGAAACAGCCAGCCGAGCAAACACTCTGGGAGATTTAAACAGGACCACGTctcaggggaaaggaaagggatgagaaaggaggaggaagaaacaggtttTTACTGTTTGTTCCTTACATTTTATGTTAATGAAGGCCTGCCCATTTGTCAGAGGTACTAAAGCTCAGATTGCCCATACCAGTGACAGTTCCAAAACAGGTGCTCTTCCATTACCCAGTGTGGCCAGGCTCCTGGTGTGCAAGAACATCTGGAAGCCTGGACTTTTGTATAAATTCACCTGCTCTTAAAAATATTGCCAAGTTATGATAAGAGGGTAATATGGAGTTAGGAACTGTCTGGGAAGGCCTGGCTTTGTGGTGCCCCCTAGTGGGCATTAGTGACTTTTTTCTTAGTTCTTGTAAAATAGCTTGTAGAAAATGTCAactcattttgcttttaaaattcattttgcgggctggagggatggctcaggggttaagagcacttgggtgttcttctagaggtcctgagttcaattcccagcaaccacatgttgactcacaaccaactgtaatgggatccgatgcccttttctggtgtgtctgaagtcagctacagtgtactcatataaatcaaataaatctttaaaaaaaattcattttgcttttaatatCTGTTTTTAAACATCCTATTTTTTTCTGTACAGATACTTAAAGTACGTGCGTTTATTGTTAGGCCCTGTGCTAGGGCCTTGAAGAGGTTGTGTAGAAAACAAATTCTCTCAACCTTGGTTCTGAAACTGTCAGAATTAGGGgttgtgtttctttaaaaaaaaaaattcaagatttcCTAAGTATATGTGGATGGGGAATGCATGTGGCGCCTGGAGGGCAGGCTGGGTGTCAGTTCTTAGCAGTACTGTCCACTGTCTACCTCCTTGTAGCTCACTAAGTAGGCTTGGCTGCGTGGCCAGCTGGTCTCAGATCCGCCTGCTTGTGCCTCCCTAGCTTGTGCGTGCTCGGTCACACCTGGCATTTATGCTTAGGTCATGGGCATTAACCTAAGTAAGGTCCTTGAGTCttccaggcaagcactttactgactgagcttcTTTCAAGTGTAGATTCTTAATAAAACTAATACCCTTAATTCATGCTACAGTAGAAAATGACCTGTGAAAgagttcacaggtgagaccatTAAACTATGACCATTTACAATAAATAGTGGCCAAGACAAACCCCTTAATATCTCAGAACTTTGAGCTACCCTTTCTTGCTCAACAACTTGGCATCTTGCAGATTGAGACTCTTATCCATTTGAAAAGGAATGGAGTCTGTAATCTTGGCACTAGGGAGGGGGAGACAAAAGAATTttcagctacagaatgagactgaTTCAAAACACGGGGAGAATTAACAGGAATCATTAAAAATGGATGTTTATTAATGGAAAACCAGAATAAGTGATATAAGTTGCAGCAGAAAGCCATGAAGCAGCAGGAGGGAAGGGGTCAGCACAGAGACCTTGGCTTTTAGGACATTCTGAGCAGATGCAGCAAGTGCTTCTCGTGGTCTTTAAAAGTCTGATGTTGCTTCGTCTGCTCCTGGGCTGCAGCACTGACTGCAGGGCTAACGTTACTGCGCAGGTTCTCCTGGGGACAGTGTTGTCCTGTCAGATACTCAGTACTGACTCTTGTTGCTGTTGTCGCTGCTCGGGTTTGGTAGACTCTTGTCTAGATCGTAAGCACATTTTATGAAACTGCAGAGTCAGGCCTCTTCTGTAGCTAAACAGAACTGTGCTGTTCTGTAACCATGAAAAGGAACAATTTTAAACCATCCTTCATATTCCTGTGTTGGTCTATCAcatgtaattaaattaaaacaagctCTTGTATTACCATGAGGGGCACAATGCTAGAATGCCACCAAGTCACTCTAGAGAGAACTCTAGTTGGGGAACTTACAACAAGCTCCTTGACAGAACTGCCACCCCCATGCTTAGAGCAGCTGGTGGCGGGTTCCTGTAAGGGAAGAAAACATGGGCCACACGGTGTTGCGAGGTCCATCTTTGCCTTTATAATGATATGGATGGGATTTGAGATGTAGGAAACTATTTAAAGGTAAAGTTTCCCCAACTCCAAGATAAgtgcagtttgtttgtttgtttgtttttttccggggctggggatcgaacccaggaccttgcgtttcctaggcaagcgctctaccactgagccaaatccccaaccccaccgcTTTCTCTGTTACAGATATTAGAATTCTGTCTTGATGATACACAGACTTCTAGTTAGACACTGCACTGTGTTACACATCTAATTAGACAGGAGCAGGTTAGGGCGTGGCTCAGCTGTGAGGTGCATTGGGAGCTGTGTGTCTGAGCTGACAACAGTGCTGTGTTTTGTCACGtgagctcagtctctgagaggctgGGGCCACTGTACTTGAGTTGGAGTTGAACACCTTCAGTGACTTTCTTATCCCATTGTCCTGCCTCCTGGGAGCTATCCCTGTGCCTTGAATTGTGTTTGTTAGATGAAGGGGCAGCGAGAGTAAGACAAGAAAATGAATCCTTTCCAAATGCAGCCTTCAGGTGTTTAAAAATGTTGCTAATTAATAGTTCGTATTTTGTTATCTTTGTTGAATCATTATTGCTGTGGGAATTCTGGCCTGgagggtttggtttgtttgttttgttggttttagtttgtttttgacctggaaatcacagagatccaccagcctcctcctctttgagtgctgggattgaaggtgtgtaccaccatacccaattattttgcaattttatgtctTTAGAAAGTTATATGAAGTTTTAAGCGGTTTGCTGAAATTTGTGTAAGAATCAGTTTTACTCTAAGTAAATCTCCATGGAAATGCTGCTGTTCTGTGGTGTTTGAGTCACAGGTTTCAGTAGCTGTGATGGCACCTGGAAAGTAAGGGATTAGAGATTTCCTGACAAAGTAAAAGTGGGTGACAGAGCCTGGtgctgtaacctcagcactcacgAGCTTAGGCAAGAGGATTGCCGTGAGTGccaggcaagcctgagctactcagagagatctgtctcaaaaataagtaaataagctcCCGTCAGAGTGAACGCTCACACGTCAGAGTGAACGCTCACACGTCAGAGTGCtccttgtttatgttttctggaatttatttctgtgagttcagttACCACTCAGAAGGCAGTGATGTGCTGAAGACATTGTAGTCCAAAAGTCCGCTTCTAAGGGTACAGACTTGACAACAgtttaaagaatgttttcttaaaactttttaaagttctTCCCTTGCTTAATAAATACTTGCTTTAGGTAAATAGATTATTGGCAAACCTATAATAATTAAGATATACCTCTGTTCGTTTACTTGTTTAAaatcacatgtgtgtgggtgtgaattGGTGGCTGAGAGTGCAGTGCTCGAAGAGTGGAGGTGAGTGTGAGTCCTGGACACGGAGCTTGTGTGCTCTGCAAAGCACCCACACCTCAGCCTCTGAGCGTCTCCAGCCACCACCATTACACAGGCCTGGAACAGCCTGTTttaaaatcttcttttaaaattcttgtttAATAGAAAAAGTTACGCCGGTCACAGCATGCTCGGAAAGAAACAGAGTTCCTACGCCTGAAGAGGACCAGACTTGGCCTGGATGACTTCGAGTCTCTGAAGGTCATAGGAAGAGGAGCTTTCGGAGAGGTGAGCTGCTTTGTTCAGGTCACCACTGTGGAAGGTGATCTGTGAGGTGTTCACATGCAGTCACTGGGCTGTGAGGTCACGAGTCAGCTCGCCTAGTACCCACAAAGCCCTGCGTCTGACTCAGCACCATAGGAACCAGGTAATAGCACACTTCcatactcccagcacttgggaggtgcaggcaggaggaccagaagttcaagctCATCCTCAACTATATAATAATAAGCTCAGGCCAGCTAGGGGTACATGAGACCCCCGTCCCCCATgaatgtgtgtatctctctgtggtgtgtgtgtgtgtgtgtgtgtgtgtgtgtgtgtgtgtgtgtgtgtgtaatttctttGATATTCTCACTGGTAAATTCCAGAGTTCAGCAAAGGAATCTCCTTCCATTGTTCCAGCATTCATGTTTGTGCTCTAGGTGCGGCTGGTCCAGAAGAAGGACACAGGGCACATCTATGCCATGAAGATCCTGAGGAAAGCTGACATGCTTGAGAAGGAGCAGGTACGTCTCACCACACGTGTAGCACCATGGGCCTCCTGTGACTAGGGCTCAGAGTAGTGTTTTTGTTgagaatgataaaaagaaatccaGTGTACTATGTAATTACTAAGTTTGATAATCTATAGTGTTTTCAATTCTTAGATTTAAATTTCAATATCGTCAACTTTATAATCTCTGTGTTAGTTTGCTCAGTTGCTATTAGAGAACAACACAGGGTAGAGGCTATAAACACAGAAGCCTTTGCCTAACTGTGGTCCCATTCAAGAGCAAAAAGTTCCCATAGGTTTAGTTTccagtgattgctttcttctttgtgaCTGCAAGAAGGGCAGGCACAGGAGCACTGCCTCCCGATGCTTCTTCCTAGAAGAACACTAGCAAATCAGAACCTGCTGCCCTGGCAGAGTCACATAATCCCTTCAGCCTCGAGGATAGAGATGGCTAAGACAGACTGCCGCTCAGTCTCACGTACTTCATGAGAGGGTGAACGTCGTGTTTCAGTACTTTCTAAACTCCAGACCTGCATGACCGTTAGGCATGGATAACTGGAAGAGGctatacatttacaaaatgtattCGTCCAGGTGGCTCATATCCGAGCGGAGAGAGACATTTTGGTGGAGGCAGACGGAGCCTGGGTAGTGAAGATGTTCTACAGCTTTCAGGACAAGCGGAACCTCTATCTCATCATGGAGTTTCTTCCTGGAGGTGAGTCATCTGCACACGCAGCAGGAATGTCCGTTTTACCACTGACTCTTACATCTAACCGTGGTTTTTCAGTATGTACTTTAACGGCAGGTGATTTGGCCACAAATCATATGATTTTGAAAGATTATTAAGCTGACATGTTAAATACTATCATCCTCTGTTCATGGTAACCCACTATAGAGTTAAATACAGTAAGCCTGCATACAGAACAGAAAGACAAGATTCTGGTGTCTAGGCTTGTTCATTCTTCGTGTTTCTGAACTGCAGCTCTGCTCCCGATAGCTCTGCCTGCTCCCACTGCACCTTGGCATGCACTTGGCAGGGTGTCTGCAGGTACTGGGCAAGTCCTAAAACTGAAAACTGACATGGTCTATCCATACTTACGAAGAGTATAGAAGAGTATTCCCTCTAAGCTGGTGCTACTACATGCCCACAATTCCAGTACTAGGGTTCTAAGTACAATTACTAAAATCACAAAATGGATCTGGGACTGGGGCCAGTCCCAGTGAGTAAGTGGGGTGGGTGCAGGAGGATGagatgttcaaggtcattcttagctgctttgtgagttccaggccagcccaggcttcCTAAGGCCCTCACTAAAAACAAGCAACATGAGTAGTCTCGTTTCCTAAGTTGGTACTTTGTCCTTCTCAGGTGACATGATGACGTTGCTGATGAAGAAGGACACCTTAACAGAAGAGGAGACGCAGTTCTACATCTCAGAGACTGTCTTGGCAATTGACGCAATCCACCAGCTAGGCTTCATCCACCGGGACATCAAGCCAGACAACCTTTTACTGGATGCCAAGGCAtgtgaggagcagagagagagcccTGGGCTTCGGCTGTGCCGTGACGTGCTGCGGGGTCCTGGCTCACATAGCAGCAGTGGTTTAGGGTCTTTGGGGTAATCAAGATTTTTCCTAGAAAGTGCAGAAAGTGACCTCATGGAGAAATAGCTTTAAAAACTCCCTGTTTTCCCTtggtttaaaacaacaacaacaacaaccacccctCAAACATGCGTAATCTCACATTTCAGCTAAGTGTGGTGTGGTGTTCTAAGTTTTTGTAACAACTGCAGTAAAAGTTTATAAGAAGTTCTTCTGTTTTGAGAGTTAACATAACATGGCTTACTAGAATCTGTTGTTGTTTTAGGGACATGTAAAACTGTCTGATTTTGGTTTGTGCACGGGGTTAAAGAAGGCTCACAGGACTGAATTCTACAGAAACCTCACACACAACCCACCAAGCGACTTCTGTAAGTTTACgtttttttcttcagatgaaACTTTGTAGTTTTGAAGCTTTGGTTCTGTGAGGAAGGGAGGCTCTCTCCGATACCCCCTCCCACCCTGAGCTGCCCGAGTTTAGATGTAGGTGTGGTCAGTTTCCCGCTCTGGTGACACTGTGTCTTGTTGAAATTAGCGTTTCAGAACATGAACTCGAAGCGGAAAGCAGAGACGTGGAAGAAGAACAGGAGGCAGCTGGTGAGTGGCCATGCTCTGAAGAGTGGTGCCCTGGCTCAGAGGACACAGCGTGTCCCCTGTCTCCGCTTCAGCACACTGAATGCTGCAGGCTGGGTGGCGTGGGCCCTGTTTGACTCAAGGATCTAGGGTCACTGAAGGTCGATGGACAGTGACTTCAGACTGCACTTTCTCCCACCCCTGAAGGCTAAAGACTCAGACACTTGTGAGACTTCCCAGTGCAGCACGTTTTGTTAAGTGAGaactgagagaaagggagagagctaggacgaggaagaggagaggagaggagaggaggagatggaggaggaggaggaggaggaggagaggagaaggaggaggaggaggaagagaaggaggagaggaggaagagaaggaggagaggaggaggaggaagaggaggaagaggaggagaggaggagaggaggaggtggtagaggagaggaggaagaggaggaagaggaggaggagaggaggaggaggaggaggaggaggaggaggaggttttACTGAATATAAGaactgcttccttcctctttacaTTTCTGTAGTTAACCAGGATGTGAACATTTACAATTCGGAGAGTGGCTTTCACTCATTTCCCCACATAATGCCCACCGTAAGCAGCAGACCCCTTTGTCAGCATTTGTCAGCTCAGGTAAACAGGGAAGAAACTGCTGGCTTCGTCCATTCCCCTGGGACGCGCTGGGCTGAGGTAGCAGCAGTCTGGCGCCTCCAGCACACATTTTTGAGCTCATTTGCCAAGTAGTGACAACCTTCATATTCTAATAAACTTTAGAGATTTAGAAATGTACTTAGCTGTGCATTAAGgagaaaaaattctatttttaaatgtgtcatTTTAAATCAGATTTTACATTTGAGAAAAATATCACAGACTTACTGTTTTGAAGGGGAAGAAGTGAATGTGGTGACTTCTGACTTTCCTACTAACAGAGCAAACGCAGCAGCTTCTACCTGTGCACAATGACTCTTCTGTTGGCCAGGGGTCGTCACCTTAGGTCAGGGCTCCCAGGGGACAAGCACAGGTGAGCTCATTGATGTTTGGAGCAGGATATTCCTTAAGCACACCGACTGCCAGTCCTGTGTTTCCCCAGGTCCTTGAAATGACAGTCTGTTGTCACAGGTGTCCACCGGTGCCTAGAGTGGTACCCCTCCTTGATTTGATGTGGATCAAGGAGACAGCTCTTGCTGGGATGCCTGGAACTAAGTTACAAGGAAGGTGCTTCTGGCTTATGGaacttttcttgttttatccTCAGAGTGAGCTGTTGTAGACTCTCTTGCCTGGATCTTTGGTAAGCAGAGCTGGGGTTCAGAGAGCCTGAACACACATGAGAGTGAGCAGGGAGTCGGCCCACTGGACTCATGCAGGGCCTCTCCTGGGGCCAGAGTCCTGTGTTGTGTGCATCATGCCTGACTCAGCCTCTGCTGTGAGCTTTTCATGTAAcacacagtcacctgtaactgaGAACTCGTCTCCTCTGTCTA
Proteins encoded in this window:
- the Stk38l gene encoding serine/threonine-protein kinase 38-like, with the translated sequence MAMTAGATTTFPMSSHTRERVTVAKLTLENFYSNLILQHEERETRQKKLEVAMEEEGLADEEKKLRRSQHARKETEFLRLKRTRLGLDDFESLKVIGRGAFGEVRLVQKKDTGHIYAMKILRKADMLEKEQVAHIRAERDILVEADGAWVVKMFYSFQDKRNLYLIMEFLPGGDMMTLLMKKDTLTEEETQFYISETVLAIDAIHQLGFIHRDIKPDNLLLDAKGHVKLSDFGLCTGLKKAHRTEFYRNLTHNPPSDFSFQNMNSKRKAETWKKNRRQLAYSTVGTPDYIAPEVFMQTGYNKLCDWWSLGVIMYEMLIGFPPFCSETPQETYRKVMSWKETLAFPPEVPVSEKAKDLILRFCTDSENRIGNGGVEEIKGHPFFEGVDWGHIRERPAAIPIEIRSIDDTSNFDDFPESDILQPVPNTTEPDYKSKDWVFLNYTYKRFEGLTQRGSIPTYMKAGKL